The Diceros bicornis minor isolate mBicDic1 chromosome 31, mDicBic1.mat.cur, whole genome shotgun sequence genomic sequence CTCTAATGATGTGAGAATTTTCACAAATATGGTCCAGTGAATGCCTAATAATACAACAatatggtacatttattacacACACTAAAGAAGACTGATACTTAGaataacaagaaaggaaaactttcaCAGAATCCACAAAGTATATCAATCAAATAGTGCCCAGCGGGAAAGCATACTCAATGATGGTGCTCTGTGTCTTTCAAAGAGTACAAATTATATAAACTATatcaattgaaataaaaatacattcaatTATATTTGGTTAGCTTTCAGAACATCAATTCATCTGTAGTGTACATTTTTTATTCAAATGATATTAAGAAAGAGGGAGTTTTCCTTCAAATATGTCAGTTTAATTTTGCTAACTTAGCTTTAAGAACGTTTTTAGGCAACTGTAAATACAGGTTTTCAAGGTGCATTGACAGGAGCAGAAGAGGAGGCCAAAGAATAAGAAAGATGGATTGACTTCTCTTGTTCATATTTTGTTGCTCCATTgtaacttatttaattttttttaacttatatcCTTCCTGACTCTTGGAAATATTTCTTTCAATTTAGCTACCGGCATATTTCTTGGCAAAATTAGTGAATAATGCTTTGTTTCTTTATTAACCACATAACGGCTAGAAATTCAGTTTAATTTTCAATTCACTGCTTCCTGAATCCTAGCCCCTTTTAATTCCCAGGATTATGTACTTGTAAAGCAAATAAGTCAGCCGCCTACTCTTTGCTTTCTCTGACATAACGGCAGCCTATCTTAACCTTCTATTCATTTACCTACAGAGTTCACATGGATTTAAAATAACGGCATGAATTTGTCAGAAATCTCTTTAAGGCAGCCTTCACGTCCTTATTCCGCAGGCTGTAGATCATGGGATTCAACATTGGAATCACCACTGTGTAAAACACAGAAGCCATTTTATCAGTATCCATTGAATGGTTAGTTTGAGGCTGCACATACATGAATAGCATTGTCCCATAGAAAACTGTGACTGCCATCATATGTGAAGCACACGTGGAAAaggctttatttcttccttctgatGAATGTATCCTTAGAATGGACAAAACAATGTTGAAATAAGATGCTGCAACTATGACAATGGAAAAAATCAAATCTGTAGCTGCAAGGATAAAAACCACTGTTTCTGGAAAATAGGTATCAGAGCAGGACAATGCTAATAGTGGGGCAATATCACAGAAAAAATGATTGATGACATTGGAAGAGCAATAAGACACAGAGAATACAGAAGATGAAGCCACGACAGCTACTGAAAAGCTGTAGAGGTGTGTGAGGGACACCAGCAGAAGGCAGATCCGCCGAGACACCACCACCATGTAGAGCAGGGGattacagatggccacatagcggtcataggccatcacagcTAACATGAAAACCTCAGCTACAATGAAAACCAAGAATACTCCCAGTTGGGTGGCACATTCATAGTAGAAGGTGGTTTTCTTCTTTACTAAAAAATTGATGAGCATTTTAGGGGCAATGACAGTAGAATTGCCAAGATTGATGACAGCCAAATGTCggaggaaaaagtacatgggggTCTGAAGTTGAGAGTCAACACTGGTGAGAGTGATGATGCTCAGGTTCCCGGCCACGGTCAGTCCATAGATGAGCAGGAACACAAAGAAGAGTGGGATCTGGAGGTCTGGACGCTCTGAGACGCCTGTGAGAATAAATTCAGTGACCCTGGTGAAATTTCCAGGAGCCATGCAAGAGCTTGGAAATTCATCtgtttggggaaggaaaggagaattgGTTAGAAACTGTCAAGAATTATTTTCCAGGGCTGCCATTAGATGGCAAGGGCAATTCCTTGGGTGAGAATTCCTGCAATCATGTAGTAATCTAACTCAGTGATTAAACTCAAGGTTCTAGGTCTAATAAATAAATCTTGCAATCatttgggagagagaaaaagcaagtACAGTAAATTAGATGATTCAGCATCACGCATATTTTGAAGATTTACTTCAtcacaattttattaaattatgaatATCTTGTAAGTTCACAAACAATAGAAGTCATGATTCATTTCTTATGTCTCTTGCATTCAGTGTGAGCAAGGCTTGATGAATTGTATGCCCCAAACAATTCAACATCGTTTACTGATTTCTCAATCTGATATTTCTTGCTTTATCTCAAGAATAGATGATTTAGCCACAATCCTGGTCTATTTTCTTCATTCAATTTTTCTATAACTTCTAATCGATGTACATTGAACTTGCAAATTCTACCATGCATATCTGTTAACTGCTTTTTTcgagttttcaattttattggaaataaacaaatattccacaaatatatctcttcatatatatttttcagcTTGCTGATTCCCTTTTCAGCTTTGAGAAAATGCTATCTGtgaaaatgttatcatttttgcATTTCCATCACACTATGCTTTACTGGATTCAACTTCCTTTTGCTTCACTCTCATAATTCTTTTACTTCTTGCCCCCAAATTTGACCCAATTCTTAACATTCTATccactgtgtttttatttttgatcggtattttttatttatataattttatattattttaaaactttataaaatgTATCCTGCCTTAATTTTTAGTTGAtcttttcttgatattttttcacattttgatatttttcattattGTCACAATATTaaacatcctcattttatagagttTCTATGATAATTACCTTGCCTATATTTGCAGTAGAATCATTATGCTATTATAATATGATTGAGTATTTTTCTGGGGATGTTTGTTGGAAAGATGGTCACCTGCTCTTATTTAAGCCAATTAGAGTCTCTTTCCAGTCACAATTGATATTTCCCGTGAAGGACACCTGGCCCAAAGAAAGTCCTGTCCTAGCCTCTTATCTGAGGATTTGGAGTTCACTTCCAGAGAGCCAAGACTACATCATCATTTAATGTAAGGTCTAACCTTTAGCAAAAACTgaagtatacatacacacaaaacaataataatgaaaataaattaaaagggcAAGAAGAAATTTTTGTAGATGAAGGATATGGTTATAGCAGTGGCTGTGGTGAAGGATTCAGGAATGTATACTTATTTCCAAACTCATCGAGTTGCATACATTAAGTatgtatagctttttgtatgtcaatcttacctcaataatgtctttttttaaaaaaaaagattatgtatCATGAATGCCTGAATTGTAACAACCCAAAGTTACTGACATTATCTCTCTTAAAAAAAGGatacaacagaaagaaaaatagaaaattactcTGCtgtgagaaaaaagaatgaagcaacaATGCAAAAAGAATTggagaaataaaaccaaaataactTCTAACATTGTTGAGTGTATGATATCAGTTTGTTTCTGACTCCAAACATCATTCTTTCCCTCAGTTTCTTTGAATCAtcctcctatttatttatttaccaagtatttgttgatttCCTACTTGTGCCAGGCAATGCTCAAGCTTCAGATAGGTTATTTGTTCCTCAACTCATGGATGTTTTTTTCAGtaataaaagagacaaaaagcTGGTAACAGAACATATAAACAGATGACTGTAAATTGtagtaaatataagaaaatttaacaaaaagatGCATCATGATAACTTGGGAGAATTGTTTCACATGGCATGTTAAGGGAAGACCTTTCTGAAGGGTGACTTGAACTGAAACCTTAAAAATGAGACGGAACCAACTATTTAACAAATCACAGGAAGAACATTCCAAGGTTCCAGGCAGAAGTGTATTTCTTGAAAATGCTGCTGTGAAGTAGAAAAGaagttggatttttttgtttctttttgaggGGAAACTTAATGTAGGCTAGTGTGACTGGAAAATAATGAGGAAGTGGAGAATTAGCAGAATCAGATAATGTAGGtcacaataaatatttggatTTCATTTTAAGTGAATTGTAAGGCATTGATAAGTTTTAAGGAAGGTGAATATGATcagctttaaattttaaaaagattactcTTGCTGttatgaagaaaatgaattatAGGATTAAAGGGGTAGAAATTATgagtggaaataaaaaaaaaaatgagtcaagcaGTTGTTATAGGATTCCCAGTGTAAGATAATGCAGACTTGGGCCAAAGTGGAGAAGCTGGTTATAGAGAGAAGACACACTGAACAGTCAGGAGCAGAGACAACGTgatatcttaaataattcatattGATAAATTACATGAGAGAGATATGAAGGAATGACAGGTGGGGGGTAGATCAAGAAAGACGTCAGTCGTTTTGTTGCATTTAGGTCAATGGCCGTGACATTTTTTGCATATCAGAGGATATGGTTTAAGATGGAGTGGTCAAAGTGATATTTTGAACAAGTAAAGCTATCTGTGCTAAGGAGACATTTAAACAATCATTGAGGCTTATATTTACATCTGGAGCACATTGGTGATTAGGCTTGCAAACTTAAGAGACCTCAACTTACATGATGGTACCatatttttttcatctatttcaaaatctttttaaaaatttttaacaaaattcctAATATGTTCCTCAATGAATCTGCATTTTTTTCCACTGAGGGACCACCCTCTGTTTTGAGATTGTAGCTTTCCTTTTATCCCCAAACACTACACTAGAGAATTTTCCTTCTGTGTTCCCTCCCATGCCTCTTTCTCATCTTGCCTTCTCTGTGtttacaatttttaatattttgtctgCAGCCTTCAGTCTCTCCTTTGTCTCCCTTGGCAAACATATCATCTATCACCCAAAAGAAATGCTTCCAAATTATATCAGCTCCTCTATTTCAGCTGAATGTAGTGTGTTGCTGGTTATATACGTTATTTTAAATTGCAATAATAAactttcaaaagcaaaaactttcaaaagtttttttttttcaaaaaaaaattttcagaacAAACATGCATCCATCctctaattttctctttcaaaactccATAGGGTattatttgccaatttccataaaTACTATACTGTCCTAAGCATCCTTCTCTTCTACTTCCTCAGGTCAAGTTTTCATCAACACTGTCGTTGACTATTGTATCCTTCTTGGTCTCCATGTCATGATTCTCTCACATTAGCTGATAGGCAAGTGACAGTCATTAAAGATTTTGAGTAATTAAGATAACGAAATCTGAGCTATGTTTTAGGATCATTGAAATACGCTTTAGCCTCATTTTCAATGCTTTCCACATATCATGTCCAAATCCCTTTCTAGTCATACTACACTTTCAGGCACATGTTGAACATATATTTTCACCTTGACCCTCCATGTCCTTACTCATATTAATTCCTCTGAGATTTCTCCACTTTGTTGTGAGAAGTGGCATATTATCTTCAAAGGAGTCTACTCACCATTTGTAGCAGTGGCTCCATGCAAtcagaaactggaaatgaacatAGTGTCAAATGAGGCTAACAAACTTGATTTTGGCATATTTAAGAATGTCATTCCTGATCATTCTCTAGGCATTTACAATCTCTTTTTGAATACTAATGGGTAAAGGGAGGGTAAAGTGATAAATGAGTTGCTTTTTAATTAGCATCAATGTTTTCTGTCTAATGAGGAATAATTGTAGCATTAAAAAGTGCTTGTAGAAATAGTTTCTATGTACTTACaattatttttactataaaaTGATAAGgcagaatataaagaaaataaatgtatttttgaacATCCTATTTTAGTTCAGTGGAACGAAGAACAATGCAGGAAATGAGCATTTTCTTCTGGGTTTTATTTCCTTCTAGAGAACGTTATAGAGATTCTGTTCTATCAAATCAGGAATCTACAGGTCTGCATTTCTTAAAGCCTTACTCATGCTTATGCAGTGAGTTTCCTCAAGGAGCAGTCCTTCTTTTTGAGATCTTCTCACCTAAAATGTTGGCAGATTATTTTACTATTAGATAGATGGTTTATCTAAACGTGTTTCATTATTGCGTTGATTACTTATCATGCTTCTATATACACTTGTCTGTATGTTTTCAGAGTtaatagaaaatttttttctgagaaaacttGTGAtccagagttatattctctaaaaaggaGCATCATTTGGAGTTTGGGTGGTTATGTATCCAGGTTTCTTTCACAAGATATTCTATGAGTTACTGTTTCCCATTTTAGGTAATATCGTGGAAATAAAACTAGGATATGAACAATCTCAGTGAGCAAAACCCGCTGTTTCAGCAGtgatgtaatttatttaattaaatatgatACAATGATAGCAGTTCTAATTTGGAAACATAAAAACTGGATCATATTTGACACCCTGTGTTCCCCAAAACAGTTATAAATCTTGGAAACAAACCTTAGTGGAAACATTGTATTATTTGGCTATATATAACACCCAATGCCTTCTAAAGTAAAAGTGAAGTGGTTTATTTAAAGGTAGAATTTTGGATCTTTTATGAGCCATTATacaaaaataagacaaatattgtatacaCACCTGTACTGGAGAATCTGCTTCAGGTTCTTAGCGAGAATCTCTACGTGGCTGTGACATGAGAGTTTATGGGGCTTTATAAACCTTTGAGACCCAAACTCTGAAGCACAAGAGAGTCAAGGATCCACAAATTGCCTTTTACGTCCTTGGGGAAGATGCCACCTGGGGTTGGTTTCTCAACAAGGTCTTCCTTTAGAAGTTCAACCAGATACCCCAGGAGTCTTTGTTGTAATTTGGGCCTACATTATCGAAGTGAGTTCAACTCTATGACAGCTAAGGGGCACGGTGATTAAAGTGTGTCTCTTAAATTAACTCATTTGCTTTAAGAAATTAATTATTGCAAAAGTGTAATATTGAAGGGCTGGAAACCAATGGTCTAGCAGTGAAATTAGGACAAACTCTATCTATAAATAGTATATGTATCATGCTACTCTcttgttttttccctttcactTTCCACTTTTACTGTACAATTAGCATAGTCATTATCTCAAGGAATGGGGTAAAGTGGATCTTAAAAGGAGGTTGTGTTCTCAAGAAACCATTCTCtaagtaataaaattattatttttactctttttttatgattatatttCAGCTGAGATAGGTAGAATATACCTACGAGAGAGGAGCCaaacagaatatttaaaatcaaGCCCTTCTGTTATATTTGAACATGTGTATAAATTCCCTGTCAcacaaatgcatttttattttttttttatttatttatttttcttgaggaagatcagccctgtgctaacatctgccaatcctcctctttttttctgaggaagactggccctgggctaacatccgtgcccatcctcctccactttatatgggacgccgccacagcatggcttgccaagcggtgtgttggtgcacgcccagg encodes the following:
- the LOC131395827 gene encoding olfactory receptor 8J3-like, producing the protein MAPGNFTRVTEFILTGVSERPDLQIPLFFVFLLIYGLTVAGNLSIITLTSVDSQLQTPMYFFLRHLAVINLGNSTVIAPKMLINFLVKKKTTFYYECATQLGVFLVFIVAEVFMLAVMAYDRYVAICNPLLYMVVVSRRICLLLVSLTHLYSFSVAVVASSSVFSVSYCSSNVINHFFCDIAPLLALSCSDTYFPETVVFILAATDLIFSIVIVAASYFNIVLSILRIHSSEGRNKAFSTCASHMMAVTVFYGTMLFMYVQPQTNHSMDTDKMASVFYTVVIPMLNPMIYSLRNKDVKAALKRFLTNSCRYFKSM